The stretch of DNA ATGTTTTTACAGGTTATTTGTTATATACGTTTTCtatttttgtattattgttttgatatataattaaaaataaatgttttgcagCAATGCACATTGTGAAAAGCcctatagaaatatatatatttttaatatcatatattatttataggtattattcatatataatttgagaaactgcacattttgaaaagcgctatagagataaaatgtatttttttgtattatatattatttatatgtattatttatatacaatttaaaaaagtgcACATTTCGAAAAGCGCTATAgagataaaatgtatattttggtattatatattatttatatgtattatttatatataatttaaaaaactgCATATTTCGAAAAGCGTTATGgagataaaatgtattttttaatattatatattatttatatgtattatttatatataatttaaaaaactgCATATTTCGAAAGCGCTATAgagataaaatgtattttttattatatattatttatatataatttaaaaaacgGCATATTTCGAAAAGCGTTATAgagataattttttatttttagtattatatattatttatatgtattatttatatatgataaaaaaactgcacatttcGAAAAGCGACATagatataattttaaatttttagtattatatattatttatatgtattgtttatatataatttaaaaaactgCACATTTCAAAAAGCGATAGAGataaaatttactttttatttattatttatgtatgtattattataatttattttttgtaattattATGAAATTTGCCTTACTTTCTTCTTTGCTTTGGTCTAGGGCTTTGTGGCTCTTTGaagttaatttaaaatgtaataatttggAGAAACAAGGCTTTAACCCTGCAGTCATACAAGATGAAATAACTGTAAAAccagaattaagtattaaatAATGCACTGGTGCTGTTTAACGGTCATCTGGTGGATGTACTGATTTTCATCGCCTTTGTCTTCACAGTGCCTGCTGCTTTAACCATGGACCCCATCACCGCTCATCAGAGGCTCATACTGTCAGACGACTGCACCATAGTCGCTTACGGAAACCTGCATCCGCAGCCGCTACAGGATTCGCCGCGCCGTTTCGACGTAGAGGTCTCCGTCCTCGGGGCTGAAGGCTTCTCCGGAGGCATTCACTACTGGGAAGTCATGGTGTCTGAAAAAACCCAATGGATGATCGGCTTGGCCAACGAGACGGTCAACCGCAAGGGAAGCATTCAAATCCAACCCGGCCGAGGCTTCTACTGCATCGTCATGCACGACGGGAATCAGTACAGCGCTTGCACCGAACCCTGGACGCGCCTCAATGTAAAGAGCAAACTCGAGAAGGTGGGCGTCTACCTGGACTACCCCAAAGGTTTGCTTGTTTTCTACAACGCTGACGACATGTCCTGGCTCTACACATACCGCGAGAAGTTTCAAGCCAAACTCTTTCCGTACTTCAGCCCAGGTCAAAGTCACGCTAACGGAAAAAATGTGCAGCCCTTGCGAATCAACACCGTTCGTTTATAGGAACTGAGTCGGCATTATTGGGAAAAATTTTAAACTATGATAAACTTTATTCTTTCAGCTTATTTAAAGGTACTTGAGAAAGTGGAGGGGTAGAAAATGAAGTTATCACGCTGATGGATGTCTTGTTGGGCTCTGTGAATGCCTGGAGTGGGAAATAAAATGAAGGGCCTTGCACTTTTCCGCGAGAGGTGCCTATGGACGTTTGGTACATTTTAGTGTCACTGGTCATTTGTAATCTTGCCATGGCCTTCTTGCTTGCCCAAGATTTCCCAGCTGCTTGCACACAATACCCCGGTTTATATCCCCTGAGCCCCTGCCGCGTTCAAACGCTCCTACTTTCAAGGCTCTGGGAAAGAGCTTATCCGAAATGTGTTTGCCGTTTCATTTTGTGCAAATAGCTTTGGCGTTTTTGTGGAGTGTGTTCTGCGTTATACCGCTACGCGGCCTGATATTTTGACACAGGTTAACCCTTGAGACCAATGAGGTGGTGCGGTACCAATAGCTTTTCTTCTGTTAGCTGCATGAATGATGATGGTGATATTGTGTTTCTTAGGTCACGTTAAATGTGACGTGTTTGACTTTGCAGGTGTCCTGCAGTAATCGAACCCCAAACTACCAGACCAGTTGTCTTagtatgttgtgtttttgtgtgtggttGTGTCTGTCGACATTGATGACTCCTTGACTTGGCTTGGCTTTATTTCCTACAACAATCAGGGCAGTGCTGGAGTTACTCGTATGCCACTATTGTATCCGCTGCTATGTTAAAGGGTCGTGgctttgtgtatttttttacatatggaAAGTGATAGCTTCGCCTTTGATAAATGCATCCCGTACCCtcatttcttttatttattcattctgCTCTCTAAAACATTCCAGTGTTCAGGGTCTCTGGACATTTCGTGAGGACCCTGGGTTAAACCGGTTAACCTTAACACATCTCATCAGGTGATAGTTGTGCGACGTGACATTTCCATCGAAAAACGGTGCATCCATtcttctgtaaaaaaaagtgttcgattagtttttattttgaaatcaaattttaattttcttgtatatactgagctcagtttttaaaaatcaatgctattttacagtgcatatatatatatagtatagttttaaatgggaacattttatttatgtctcTGAATGGTCCTCGATTGCAGAGAGTATGAACATTAATTGATATTTTGTAAGCTTGTTTATGTATCCTGGCCAGACTTTCACGAATCTCTCGAGTTTCAATACGAATCTTTTGCTTTTTTTCTGCCAATGGAGCAATGCATCCTGGTGGGAAAGTCATTTGATCCCTTCTTCACTTTAAATCAAATTCAGATTATTTTCTGGACATGAACTGTTCCACTTCTGTTTGGTTATGATGTATCTGCGTGTTTTGTTATTTGTGGTGTTTAAGGGTCAAGGCAGTGTTTCAGTCGGGACCTCAGTGGGGTCTGTAGCACACAGGATTGCTTCTTGTGTTACGTGAAGCAgtcagattattattattattattattattattgtgagGTGGTGGTGATGGgatcttttaaaatatttagtcACACATTAGTGAGGATTGTTAATGGATAAAATGATGATGAGCACTCGAGTGTTTGAATGGAAGCTGCTTCGTTTCATTGTTGTGTAAATGCGCTCTGGTAAGCTCTTGCTGCTAGAGGTTCATggacaaaatgttttaaatgttcaaTTAAAAAATGCCAAATCCAAAAACATTTCTGactttttattgtgtttaatcAACTCTgttaataatgtaacgcaggGTCCAAaatagggatgctaaacaattaatcgcgaataatcgttagcagaataaaagtttttgtttacatcacatatgtttgtaaactgtgtataataaatatgtatatatataaatatgtataattttaaggaaaaaaattttatatattaagtatttatatttaaaaataatataaattatacataaatatacaaatgtatatacacatgtaaacatttctaaaacatatacatgcatgtgtgtacatttatttatacaaatttattatacacagttcacacacatatatgatgtaaacaaaaacttttattctgctaacgattaatcgcgatttattgtttagcatccctagtccAAAACTAACCCTTTTATTGTTGAATAAATTAATCCAATTCGAgatacagaaaacatttcagaaaaGTTTAACCTGGTCTGTGGAAATttgggacactccactttttaggCTCATTTTCAAGCTTCTagagagttaaacattttaattttaccattttggaatccattcagacaATCTCCGGGTCTTGctgtaccatttttagcatagcttagcataattcattgaatctgattagaccattagcattgtttcaatattttttctatttaaaacttgactcttctgtagttacatcgtgtactaagcaCTTGAAAAAAGTCCCCTTGGTAaatttcaatagcaggggactcttttcgggcagtgtgtgatatcattgtgcctgctgtagctatggtacggcagcaaagtccttgattattacgccgaaatgaaagtatagttcttagccatatctgcctagaaaattgcaacttttaattttcagtcggtcttagtacactaTGTAACTagagaagagtcaagtttaactctttcaccgccagcgtttttaaaaaaagttgccagccagcgccagcgtttttcatgattttcaccaaagtttaatgccttccagaaaatgttcttctttaaataaataaacatacaatataccaaatgaaagaacagaccctctgctttcaaacaaaaaaaaaagcgtttcatcctacctttagtggttcttttgcaatcagcttttgaatatgggtaggtttttgcaaaaacaccatattttgagcaaaaagcaaaaataattccatttttgtgacggacttttcatagagatcccattcagagcgatctttaaatcagacacggacatgcagcagcttgccatagggcaatacttccgttgcggaagggcgccacctggtggataatagcggtattgcggaaagacggaaaatctcgtcattggcggagaagcgttttctcttaattgacgagatatctcgtcaatggcggggaaagagttaaaataggaaaaatatttaaactctttggttattttctagcacaatgctaatggtctaatcagattcaatggattatgctaagctatgctaaaagtgctagcgccagaccccaagatcagctgaattgattccaaaacggtaagaatcaaatgtttaactctacggGAGCTGAAAATTAaggatattttcaaaaaaagtggagtatccctttaagtggtTTGCCAAGAAGCCAAAAATTGTTTTGCCACATTAAAACACAGAAACTAACTTTTTCCCATTTGCATTTTGGACCCTTGTTCAATGTGATCGGTTAATAAGTTAACATCACATTTTCTACAATCTTTTCTcagttttctattttttaccaaatggcaagcaattttgcatttaatagCTGTCCAAATGTCATCTaggctaaatttgggctgtAAGTGAAAATTTTATAGACGTCTAATCATAGCCCAAAATAAATGAAgccttgtaatcactgttgactttgcttacatgatgagatatcatacatctcacaagttatttttgCAGAAACgacaaattcaagtttattttggctagaagtgagTTACTCATAGACTATATCGGGTCTATAGCTAACCTAGACAGTACATTATGGCATTATCTGATGATGCATCAGGAGACACAACCAGCCAGTGACAAATCGCTCTCTCAGTCTGAAAACAACGTATTTGTCTTTGGCACTCGATCTTTTGGTGTAGAGCAGGgtttctcaaagtccggactccggtccggatccggacccgacgggaacttgatccggacccgcgtccacttcatattacaagtgcattaatttctatgtgactgataaatgtgtgcatttgctactttaaaattgcatattaaacttgtaaacaattcgtttagtttttatttttagatttaagagtattcctggtccgaaaataaaacgagttatttaaaaatttcctgtgtgacgctgtagccatcacacccagatattatgcacagctgcttcatgtactacggcttttgatcagtaagtccttatcaatctgaaatcactagggtttgagttgtttaaaacatgcatttgaaaaagcaacactcgtcaaacataatctttatacatattctttattatcttgaaaatacctgaaaaggtttgaagaacagcaatataaatatatccttaagacatttcctggagctgcgtgtgtctggttcttcgcTGGTTCTTCGCATGTTTagtttctgcccgagagcgccccctggcttttggatgtagcggcatttcaccgtaattcattgagaagcatagcaagcaagcatcatcagccaatttataggtgcacccctaattttggtcagtgtctctgcctaccaaccacactttttttgccatggtttatgcatctgatagagaacaaactgtgccattctctaattaggttgctctgtattttgcacctggttaattttggcatatttcttgtgtttatgtttaaaaaaaaatgtttactttaaatgcaaaatacacttattttttccccaaactatttgtgttgatttgttatataaacaaatgatttacataaagtttttccggacctaggaaaatgatgagaattcagatttggacctttgaatataaactttgagaacccctggtgtAGAGAAATGAGAATTGATTTTCCTTGCATTTTATATCAAATTGCTGCATCAACCTACAGTATGTTGAACATGGCTCAATGCAACACTAGGGAGCTGTACATTTTTACAGCTTGTgtattttgttattaaatgaatgctactgtaatgctACCAACCTGCTGTATTCCAGGTGTATTTTGTCATAAATATAAAGTGTACTCATGATAAGGGCAGGTGAATCCTATACAGTCAGCTCCATAAGTATTGGAACAgaggcacattttgtgttattttagctgtttacgAAAAATGTATTCCAGTTACAGTCATATTATGAGTATTACAGTGCACACTCTCAGCTTTATTTTGAGGGTATTCACATCCAAATTGGCTTAAGGATTTAGGAATTACAGCCGTTTAATATGTAGCTCCCCCTTCTCAAAGGGGTCCAAAGTAATGGGACAGTTGACTTAAAAGCTGTTTTATtgtctatttgttaaataatttcctcatgaatgacagatgttaaaggtctggagttgattttaagtgtggcaattgcatttgaaagctgCAATTGCCACAGGATGTACCAAATTGTTGATCTGGTCACTCTTAATGCTCCTGTTATTCAAAGCGCCGtgattattgtttacaatgcgtggaataaataaataaagttgaacttgaacttgaatggtgcgctgtgattggtgaagcggatttattgcattctgcaaagaaggaggactggcgtttatcgcattttgggaaaaaagggagaaaagatgacagaataacacggcggatatcggatttagaaaattaagaatttactttttaatactgaccggatacaatactgattttggcggtaactcttttttttatgccgtttatcgcgttttggaaccaaactcttcttTTGTAgaaatagccaacaatacattctacatatatcataaataatttttttatttgtaatatgCGTTAACAAAGACTTTAATTTGGACGACTTTAaaagcgattttctcaatatttagatttttttttaaaccctcaagattccagattttcaaatagttgtatctcagccgAATATCGTCTTGGATTATGTAAAAATCTCAATAAAAAACCTTTTGGCTGGTTTTgttgtccagggtcacatatttgatgaaataaacctgattttaaataacatttttgcAGGCTCTTAGTCTTTTTCATTGCTGTTGGGTGACTTTATGGCCCTCCTGAGGTTTGCTTTCGTTGGATTTCAACAGACAATGGACTGATATGGACACAAGACATGTAGACATGATGATTAAAGGTAAGTGAtctcaaaatttttatttttgcggTTTCATATTAATGGTTTCATATCACCCTTCACCGACTACTTGGACGTGTTTATACGACTGGCTGGTATAAAGTTACATCTGAGAGAAAAGACACTGTCATTATATATAaatcacattctcacatttcaACACAAGAATGCCACTGGATGTGTTTGTTAAATTGTGTGTTTTACCTACCAACTTGTTACATATCTCAAAGATGTTGTACAGGTAGATTTGAggtttttatatacatttttatgttgCTGATGCATTGCAAATCCCTGGTGTCTTATTTACTAATTTGAGAACAAACCTGTCaagttgtttgttttgttatgAATCACCTGCCCGCTGAAGTGTTTATATGCCTGTGCGAGTCATAATTCTTGAGAAGGTGCTGACAATACGGTGTTTGCCCTCCGGTGCTCTTTGAAAGACCTAAACTACTTCTATAGAAAAGATGAGGTTTCAACAAAAGCTTGAGATCCGGTTTCAGTGCACATCACCTCAAGACACGAGCGCATAGAGACCTCTGCTGTTGAAAGGTTATACTTCAAGATCTGCATGTAATCCGACCGGTTCAATGCCCTGAAATACACCATTAGGATCAATcagatttttgcttgtttggtCATGAATGCGTCTTCTTTAATTCCATGCATTCCACTGTACTGATTCAAACCGAATGACGGGCTGCTGAAAGAGTTGACACACATCATCTTCACTGCCTTAAAGCATATCTGTAAATACTTCATTGCAGTATTTTAACTTGTCAAGTCAGTCTTCAAGAACCACGGTGGCCTTTCGCCCCACCCTTTTTGGGAAACTATAACCTAATTTTGGGTTTAAAAACAACAATCTCATGTGAAACCAGCTGGCACTCTCAAACCAGTCCTTGTTGAAACCGAGAAAAAACGCACCGCATAAACTCATGAATTCTTAACAAactttatttgatttttttctccTCGGGTCTCTCCTGTGCATGAACAATCCATCAAAtggttgtattttattacacggACATTGATGGAGCGACCATCTATACTTGGTGTAGTATTCAGGTGACACTTTTGCACAAGATGTGTCCTCTAGCATCACctctttatttaaaatttttacaCGTACTCACATTAACACATCGCAGTGTGTGTTGACCTGCTTTGGATTAATTAAACttatataaaaacattattgctGCACCTTATTCTCTAATGCCCAAATGGACGTTCCCAAATTAGTTAATAATATAGTAATAATCAGTGTTTGTGCCAATACCACGTCATACATATATCACATCTTTGGGGTTCACTTAAAGAGCGGAGACTCTGTGTGCCGACAAAGATAACAGTTTCACAGAATGAACCACAAGAGTCTCTAGGTTTAAGATAAGAAAAACATTACAGCTAACAACTGTGGGAAAAACACAAACCAGAACGGCACACACAAGTCCTTTTAACATTTCTTCCCCCAGGCAGGGACTTTCCGTTTCATGACGGCAAGACTGTTTTCTTTGAGTCCCCAGTGTTTCATTCAGGACCATTTGGGTCTTTTTATAGTCGCAATGCTTCATTTTATCAACTTCTGATGATGTAATCTCCTGTCGaagttttgttttgtattgGAAAAGTGGTGTATGGCCAGTTGGTAGCGTTTTCTGTTGAACAAAACCTGTTTGGTAAGTACACAGAGCAACGTTCCCCGGACAAAACCATCGTTTCTCATTGTAAACAAACCCAGCCCTGTGAACTGCACAGCTGTCGGGTGTTTTCTCTGAGTCGGTGCCAGGATTCGCTGACACGTATAGATGAGCAGCTTTGTCGAATATGGGCAGCTGTATGTGCGTATGCTCGGTGTCTTTACTCCCACCTCGGTGTATTAATGTATTTTCATAGGCTTTAGTCTTGAGTAGGCCTAGTCCGCCTGTCAGGATCAATAGGAGCACCATACCAGGAACGATCCAGGAAAGCTCATCCAGACCGGGAGATTGGGTCATGGGAAAGCCTGGAAGACAGTTCATGATGCAAGACTCTCCTTCCAAACAGTTTTTTGTAGAAAGCTGACCCAGCATCAAGTTGTTACTGCTGTAAAACGCACTCACGATCCATACGAAAAGACAACTGATGTATCCTATCGTTTGTGAGAGAGACGCACCCGGACTCCACAGAGTATTTGCATCTTTATCAAGCTCTGCATCCTCTTTACTGTCCTGAGAGCGGAGAAGATCAACCAACAGTTCAACCACGATCAGCGGTGGCATCAAGAGCATCACGACTCCGTAGGCCTGGCAGAGAAAGAGGAGGAATCGAAGCGCAATCACATCGGAGGACACCTGGAAAGGCATCAACCAGCACTCCGTGATCCGGACGTAGATCAGGATCACTGGGAGAACAGAAAAGAGAGTTGTCAAtggagcaaaaatgtgcaaagGACTAACAGAGAGATTTAAGTTCTGCTTACGGGCGATAATGAGATCTGTGAATAACAGCAGGCAGATGCAGCACAGACCGGCGGCGGTGAACGTACGCACGACTGAAGGCAGGCAGAGAACCACGCTAAACATCAGTTTACATAAGCAGATAAAGAGCGTGGCCTCCAGGACGCCCTCCATCTTCACTACTAAAAGAGGAACAAATACACATCTTTAATGCACGTTTATACTTATACATGCGAACAAGGATGATGCATGTAAAATATGTTAATataatttgtgaccctggactacAACACTAGTCagatgggtatatttgtagcaatagccaacaatacattgtggGCAGTTTttcggacagggtttaggttaagcCTTAGGCCTAGTTTACATAAAATGTCGAGTAAATGTACCTATCCCACAATAGCTGGTTCGtccagaacaaagcattcacataaagggcttgttatagtcgtgcgtaggtccggTTCCGTGTccgttttcatttatacttttgcgccGTCGTCCGCGTgtacgtgcaaacacacgcgcaaCCGCTTgtgggcagtatccacgcgtgtaaccacagtagcagcgcgatcGTCAGAGAAGAAGCtcggcaagttaacccacaaatgaagaagaaacagcaactagaacctacgcacgactataaatcgcccttaactcatctgggtaatatacttatgccgcaatagttagcctgtctggaaccgagtggattttaaaccacaatactgttGACACTTGTATTACATGcaaacggcccctacgctaataggacaatgagacaaacagacccagttcctgctgctgtgaaggtcatcacaccactgatctactggctgtccctCAACGTGAcgcccagccgatgcgcgaccaacgacctccggctgaaccagtttaatctgCTTACCCGTTTCCTATCCCTatcgtgtttatatatataaatatatatttatctcTCTAGGGTTTTTCCCCTCCTAGGAGTTTTCCctcagggtttttctcctaggggggttTTCATCCctgggagagtcagccaacattggcttaacttagcactttactgtatacgttacattgttactacgctcgcttgtacggtttgttcttagccgctgtattcttcttcttatattatctatcgattattctgtgttttcccctacatcttttcatgtaaagctgcgttgaaacaattaacagttgtgaaaagcgctatataaataaaattgaattgaattaatttGTTATATTAGGACAATTTAAGTAACAatccttacaaaaacaatacaggtgtggatcttgagacaaaacaatggcactggtatgtgttaaaatatgtcagtacaCAGTGTACTTAAAAAATAAGGCATCTTAAACATGCATTTCAGTCTGGGACAGGGATGGGCCTAGTGCAagaaaccgccccataaagtcaaaataatcaactttacattttttgtaa from Paramisgurnus dabryanus chromosome 14, PD_genome_1.1, whole genome shotgun sequence encodes:
- the LOC135740671 gene encoding uncharacterized protein; its protein translation is MEGVLEATLFICLCKLMFSVVLCLPSVVRTFTAAGLCCICLLLFTDLIIALILIYVRITECWLMPFQVSSDVIALRFLLFLCQAYGVVMLLMPPLIVVELLVDLLRSQDSKEDAELDKDANTLWSPGASLSQTIGYISCLFVWIVSAFYSSNNLMLGQLSTKNCLEGESCIMNCLPGFPMTQSPGLDELSWIVPGMVLLLILTGGLGLLKTKAYENTLIHRGGSKDTEHTHIQLPIFDKAAHLYVSANPGTDSEKTPDSCAVHRAGFVYNEKRWFCPGNVALCTYQTGFVQQKTLPTGHTPLFQYKTKLRQEITSSEVDKMKHCDYKKTQMVLNETLGTQRKQSCRHETESPCLGEEMLKGLVCAVLVCVFPTVVSCNVFLILNLETLVVHSVKLLSLSAHRVSAL